Proteins encoded by one window of Geobacter sp. DSM 9736:
- a CDS encoding PAS domain S-box protein, whose amino-acid sequence MTDIDLLRQLVEKAPDAILAADVDGIIRFWNSGAQRIFGYSEAEALGKSLDLIIPENQRVRHWEGYRRVMETGMTRYSTRLLAVPAIRTDGGRLSTEFSIVLLRDGNGTITGSGAIMRDVSERWEKEKELKKRLSECEASR is encoded by the coding sequence CTGGTGGAGAAGGCCCCCGATGCAATTCTCGCGGCAGACGTGGATGGGATCATCCGCTTCTGGAACAGCGGAGCGCAGCGGATCTTCGGCTATTCGGAAGCGGAGGCGCTCGGAAAATCCCTCGACCTCATCATCCCGGAAAACCAGCGCGTGCGGCACTGGGAGGGGTATCGGCGGGTCATGGAGACGGGAATGACCAGGTACTCCACCCGCCTTCTGGCAGTACCCGCTATCCGCACGGACGGTGGCCGGCTCTCGACGGAATTCAGCATCGTGCTGCTCCGCGACGGGAACGGAACCATCACCGGGAGCGGCGCAATCATGAGGGACGTGTCGGAGAGGTGGGAGAAAGAGAAGGAACTGAAGAAACGGCTGTCGGAATGCGAAGCTTCCAGGTGA